TGCGGTCCACCTTCACCAGCACGTCGTTGGGCAGGTAGATCTTGAGGTCCGCGTACTGGGCGCGCTGGATTGCGCTCGCCGACGGGCACCGGCGATACGGCTCGGTCACCTGTTCGAACACCGGGCTGCGCCGCGGATCGCGAGCCGGATCCTGGCCGAGCAACGCCCGCGCCTGAAAGGGCTTCAGCATGCAGAGGTCGGCGTAGTAGGCGGTGGCGTCATCGCGGCCCAGGTTCTCGAGTACGGTGCCGGCCCGCATCCATCGCGGCAGGCGCGTCGAGCGCGGCCAGCGCTCCCCAAGCCAGGCCGCCGTCCGGCCGACCGGTGCCCCAATGTGGCGGCGCACGCGCGACTCCAGGCCGTGGGCCACGTAGCGGGCCGCATACCCGCCGAAGGCTTCGTCGCCGCCGTCGCCGCTGAGGGCCACCGTCACGTGCCGGCGGGCCATGGCCGACAGGTAGTAAGTCGGGATTGCCGACGCATCGGCAAATGGCTGATCGAAGCTGCCGATAATGCGATCGATGACCGGTTCGAGTTCTGGCGTGACCGTGTCGCAGTAGTGCCACGTCCCGATGTGGCGCGCGGTCAGTCCCGCCACCTGGGCCTCATCGTAGATGCCGCCGCCGAAATCCGCGGTGGTACTGATCACCGGCGTGGCCGACGCGTCGCTCATGTACGAGACGACCAGCCCCGAGTCAATGCCGCCGGACAGGAACGCGCCGATGGGCACCTCGCTCTCGAGGCGCTCGCGGACCGCGCTGCTGAGGAGTTCCTCCAGGTCGGGCAGCACCTGCGATTCCGGCCGCGTGTCGCTATCGAAGTCCTCGACGTCCCAATACTGTTGGACGTCCACGCCGCCGCGCCGCAGCCTCAGGCGGTGACCGGGCTCGACCTGGTGGACGTGCCGGTAGATGGTCGCGGGTGCGAGGAAGTAGCCGAGCGACAGATAGCCCTCGAGCGCCGACAGGTCGATTGCCGGATCCCATGCCGGGCTGTGGCGAATCGACTTGATCTCGCTCGCGAAGTGCAGCGCGCCGCCCAGCACCGCGTAGTAGAGCGGCTTCTTGCCAAGCCGGTCTCGCGCCAGTAGAGCTTCGCCGGTGACCGCGTCGTAGAGGGCGAATGCGAACATCCCTTCGAGGTGGTTGACGCAGTCGGCCCCGTATTCGTCGTAGGCGCGCAGGATGACTTCGGTATCGGAGACCGTGCTGAACGTATGCCCGCGCGCCATCAGGCGCGTGCGAAGCGAGCGGTGGTTGTAGATCTCGCCGTTGAAGACGATCCACCGGGTGCGCTCCGCGTTCGCCATCGGCTGGTCGCCCCCGGCCCGGTCGATGATGGCCAGCCGGCGATGGCCGAAGGCGACGGCAGGGCCGGTGTAAATCCCATCGCCGTCGGGGCCGCGATGGGCGAGCGCGGCGGTCATGGGCCCGATCGCCGCGCGGAGGCGCGGGTCGAGCGAGCCGTCGATCGCAATGGTGCCGCAGATGCCACACATAAGGTCAGTCCAGGAGCCGGCGATAGAGCTGCGCGTACTCGGCGACCATGCGCTGCTGCGTGAAAGACGTCTCGACGCGCTGGCGTCCGAGCGCGCCGAACCTCGAACGGGCAGACGGGTCGGCCGCCAGCGCGATCAGCGCCTCAGCCAGGCGGCCGTGGTTGCGCACGGGCACGAGCACGCCGGTGGCCCCGTCGGCCAGTACTTCGGGGGTGCCGCCGGCCGCCGTGGCCACCACCGGGATAACGGCGGCCATCGCCTCCAGGATGGTGATCGAGATGCCTTCGCTGATCGAGCTGTTGACATAGATGTCGGCGGCGGGCAGGAGCGCGCGGACGTCGGGGCGAAGGCCAAGAAAGCTCACGGCGCCGGCCAGGTCCGGCCGCGCCGCCCGCGTTTCAAGAGCGGCGCGTTCGGGGCCGTCGCCGACGATGAGCAGCCGGGCGGTGGGCACCGCCGCCCGCATTTGGGAGAAGGCCTCGAGCAGCGACGGAAAATCCTTGACCGGGTCCAGCCTGGCCACGCTGATGGCCACCACTGCCTGGTCGTCGAGGCCGAGCAGGGCCCGCGCGCGGCGGCGGTCGGCGGGTGCCGGCCGCGCCGCCGCCTCGATGCCGTTGTGAATCACTTCGACGCGGGCGCGCGGAAAGCGCGCGTCGATCATGTGGTGCCTGAGCTCGTCGGAGACGGCCACGATCGGGCCATCGAACCGGGACAGCAGCGGATTCACGAGTCTCCGCTTCCAGGAGGGCGGTGCGTCCGACAGCCTCCCGTGTTCGGTGTAAACCAGCTTGAGCCGCGGCTGCCAGTACTTGGCGAGCCGTCCGTACACGAACGGCGAGTATTGGTGGCAGTGCAGCAGGTCGATGCGGCGCTCGAGCGCGAGTCTCGCGATGTGCCTGCCGATCTCGGGGCGGAACCCGCGGCGACGATTGAGTGCGATGACCTCGATGCCCCGGTCCAGCAGTTCACCGGCCCACGCTCCCTGGTCATCAAGGCAGCACACCGAGACGTCAAATCCGTTCCCGAGCCGGCGGCAGATGTCGATCACCAGCCGCTCCGTGCCTCCGGGCGCCAGGCTCAACACCACCTGCATCACGCGCGCCGAGGCCCGGGGCCTCGGCGTCGGGGCCGCCGCCGCCGGCGCCTGTGGCGCCTCGTCCTCCCTTGCCTGGCTGCGAACCAGGACCGGATACGCCTGCCGGGTCATACCCGCGCACCTCGCGAGGCCGCGAACGATTCGACGGCGCGAAACGCCAGCGGGCCTCGGACGACGGGCGCCGGCGCGGCCGCGGATTCCGGTTGCTGTTGCGACGCGCGGTCTAAGGCGGCGATCATCGCGAAGGTCAGCCACGTCAGGTCGTTCAAGGCGAGGGCGAGGAACGCGCCCCCGGTCACGAAGCCGACCATTGAGGTGAGCAAGGCATTGGCCATGGTGAACAGGAATCGCTGGCGCTGCGGTGAGTGCTTCGGATCGCGGGAACGCGCCCGAATGCGGAGGCAGGCGAACGCCGCATAGCCGAACATCGCGGCCCAGATGGAGGCTCCGAACAGGCCGAGCTCCGCGAACACCTGCACGTGCGAACTGTGGACCGAGCGCCGCGATCCGTACCGGCCGTAGGTCGTGTCGAAGGCGTCGTACGCCTGTTCGTATTGGCGCAGGCCCACGCCCAGCGGATGTTGCAGGCCCATTTGCAGGCCGACCTTCCAGAAGTGCGGCCGGCTCATCGCCGAGTCTTCGCCAATCTCGTCGTAGGTCCGGATGGTTTCCAGCCGATCCAGGTAGCTTTGGGGGATTGGCACGAAGAGCGCCGCAAGCGTCAGCACGGAACTGAGCGCGATTAGCGCCGGTATGCGGCGGCGCTGCAACAGTACAAACGCCAGTGTCGCCGAGGCCAGCGCGACGAAGCCGCCGCGGGAATAGGTGCCGATCACGGCGAGCACGCACAGCGGCAGGAGGAAGTACAGGCCGCGTCGAAGCCACGGGAGCCACCGGCCGCTGTAGAGCGCCCCGACGTTCTGCGCGGTCACCAGCAGGAGCGGCAGGATCATCACCGTTCCCAGCGCGTAGCCGTTGTTGTCGATGAACGCGCCGGAGAGGCCGTCCGCAAATCGTGTTCCGCCACCGACCGCGTAAGCGAGCCCCGCCTTACTTGCGTGGAACCCGAGCGACAGGGCAACCACCCCGACGACTCCCGACAGCCGCTTGTCGTCGGACGCCAGGGTGACCAGGAGCATGCACGTCACGAACAGGCGAAAGACGAAGTCAACCCAGGGCCAGCCGAGGTCCGGGCGAACCGCCGTGAACTGTGACAGCAGCGTGGAGGAAAAGAACAGGGTCATTCCGACGCTGAGCGGGTGGGTCACATTCGGATAGCGGCCGGCGACCAGCGCCGGTCCGAGCAGCACCAGCCCCAGCACCATCGACAGCCGGAGGCTGGTAATGTCGATCCAGATCCAATCCTGGGGCCGAAAGAGCGCGAACCACAGGTACATGAGCAGTGCCCAATAGCGGCTGCGCAGGGCGGCATAGAAGCCCGGCACGAAAATCGACAGGATAAAGAGCGTTCGCAGCATGCGGTGGCCGCCGCACGCCAGGCGCCGGCAACGCCTGCGGAGCAAACTCGTCGCCATGTCGGTGCCGCGCGGGTGGCGGAAACGCCGCGAAACTCGCCGATGTCACGCGCATTTTGGGGGCAGTCTGCCTGGAGGCAGACTTCTGTCGGCGCGACGGGCGAAATCGGCCTTGCGGACGGGCTTGGGGGATCGTGGCGCCTTTAAATAGGCGGCCGAGGTTGGTACGGCAATCGCAATGTGGCGGACGTGCGTCACTTCTCCAACAACGATCCGCGGTGGCCCGATGCGACGGGCCTCCCCTCGGTCCTGGCCGTCACGAGCGAGGTGCCGTGGCCGCTCGACTCCGGCGGCCACCTGCGCACCTATCACTTGTTGCGGGCCCTGGCCCGGCGGATGGAGGTGCGGCTCGTGGTGCCTGCGGCACCCGATCGGGTCGGCGTGAGCCGGGCCGCGCTGCGGGGCGCCGGGGTCCAGCCAAGCGTGGTGGCGCTGTCGCGGCGGACCCTGGCCGGCGAATCGGTGACGGCCCTGCGCGCGGCGCTGGACCGCGAGCCCTATGTCCTGTTCGCGCGTCATCGCCGTCCGCTCGTGCGTCAAACGCTGCAGCAGCAAGTCGTCGGTCGCGCGCCTGCCGCCGTGTATCTCGACCACCTCGATTCGCTGGTGTACGCCGACGCCTTTCCGGCGCTGCCGCTGGTGGTGGACATGCACAACGTCTACTCGCGGCTCGCCTCGCGCATGGCGGGGGAGTCGGCGAGCGCCCTGCGCCGGCGCTATCTCGAGCGGGAATCCGTCCTCCTCGAAAGGATGGAGCGCCGCGCGGTCCGCATGGCGCACACCGTGCTCGCCGTGTCGGACGACGAGGCGCGCTACTTTCTGGAGCTCGGCGCGCGCAACGTGGTCGTCGTGCCCAACGGCGTGGACTGTGACGCCTTCGAGGCGTTGCCGGTGGGGCGGCGCCAGGGACCGCCGACCCTTTTGTACGTCGGGTCGCTCGCCTGGCCGCCCAATGTGAGCGCCGCGCACACCCTCGCCACCGAGATTCTGCCGGCGGTGCGCCAGCACCTGCCGGACGCGCGGGTCGTGATTGTCGGCCGGGATCCGGGGCCGGAACTGCTCGCCCTGGCGCGGCCGGGCGCCAACGTCGAGGTCGCCGGGAACGTGCAGGACGTGATGCCCTACTACCGCAATGCCCATGTGCTGGCCGTGCCACTGCAGTCGGGCGGCGGCACGCGACTGAAGATTCTCGAAGCCTTCGCCGCCGGCGTGCCGGTGGTGAGCACGCCGGTCGGATGCGAAGGGATTGCCGCCATCGGCGGGCGCGAACTGGAGATTGCCGGGCGCGAGGACTTCGCCGCCGCAATTGTCCGCCTGCTGACGATGCCGGAGCACGCTCGCATGCTGGCCGACCGGGCCCGCGCCCTGGCCCGGCGGCAATACGACTGGTCGGTCGTCGGCGCGCTGGCCTGCGATGCCGTGTTGCGCGCAGCGGCGCCGGGCCACATGGGCCTTTCGGCGTGGAACCCTCCGAACGTCGAACGGCGCGTGCCCGTGTCATGACGCCAAGAGCCGTGCACATCCTCGAACTGCGCAGCGTGGTCGGGGCCGGCGGTGGGCCGGAGAAGACCATCCTGCTGGGCGCGCAACGCTCAGACCCGCGGAAGTTTCGCGTGACGGTGTGCTACCTCCGCGACGCGCGCGATCAGGGGTTCGCCGTGCGCGAGCGGGCCGAGGCCCTCGGCGTCGACTACGTCGAGATCGTGGAGCGGACGTCGTTCGACGTTCGCGTGTGGCGCGCGCTGCGGCGGCTGGTGCGCGCACGCGGCATCGACATCATCCATGCGCACGACTACAAGACCGACTTGCTGGCGTTGATGATCGCCAGGGCGGAGGGCATCGTCCCGGTGGCGACCGCGCACGGATGGACTGGCCACAGCCGGCGCGAACGCTGGGTCTATTACCCGTGCGACAAGCGCGTGATCCGCGCGTTCCCGATCGCCGTGGCCGTGTCGTCCCAGATCAAGTCGGACCTGGTTCGGGCGGGGATGCCGGCCAGCCGCGTCCGCGTCATCCTCAACGGCATCGATCACACCGCGTTCCGCCGGGATCGGACGCGCGAGACGGCGGCGCGGCGCGAACTGCAGCTCGATGACGCCGACCTCGTCATCGGGTCGGCCGGACGGCTCGAACCGCAGAAGCGGTTCGACCTCCTGATCCGCGCCGGCGCGACGCTGCGGGATCGTCATCCGCGGCTGCGGCTACTGATTGCGGGCGAGGGGAGCATGCGCCCGGAGCTCGAACGACTGGCCGGCGAGGTCATGCCCGCGGGGGCGTGCAGGCTGCTGGGCCACCGTTCTGACATTCGGCCCCTGCATCATGCGCTGGATGTGTTCGTCCAGTCCTCGGACTATGAAGGCACGCCGAATGCGGTGCTCGAGGCGATGGCGCTCGAAACCCCAATCGTGGCGACGGCGGCTGGTGGCACGGCCGAAATCGCCGAGCCTGCCACGCACGGCCTGATCACGCCCACCGGCGATCTGCAGGCGTTGGCGTCGGCGATCGACAGGGCCCTGTCGGAACCCGGCGAGACCGCGGCGCGCGCGCGGCGCGCGCGCCTGCGGGTGGAAACCACCTTGTCGTTCGCCGCCCGCATGAGCGCCCTCGAGGCCATCTACGAGGAGGCGATCGGAACGCGTGCGCGGCGTCCCGCGTTGGCGGTGGCAGGGCGATGCGCATAACACCCAGGGAGGCCCTCAAATCCGCGGCCCGGGGAGCGGCGCACGTGCTGGTGTCGCCGATCGCAGTGTCGTTCAGCATTCGCGCCTGGCTGATTGGCCGGGACCGTGCCCTGATGGCCTCGACCCAATGGCTGGCGATGGTGCCGGGTCTGCCGGGGCAGTACCTCCGGCGCGCGTTCCTTCAGCACGCGCTGGCCGGGTGTCATCCCACCGTGGTCGTCGAGTGGGGTACCACGCTGTCGCGCGCGGGCGCCCGGCTCGATCGGGACGTGTATATCGGCCCGTCGTGCCACCTCGGGCTGGTCCATGTCGAGCGCGACGTGTTGATGGCGGCCGGCGTGCACGTGCCAAGCGGGGGCAGCACTCATGGGATTGACGACGTGTCGGTCCCGATTCGTGAACAGCCGGGGCGGGAGCGACTGATTCGGATCGGGGCCGGAACCTGGATTGGATCCGCGGCGGTCGTGCTGGCCAATGTCGGTGCCGACACCGTCGTCGGCGCCGGTGCCGTGGTCACGCGCGCGCTGCCGGCCGGCGTGGTTGCCGTCGGTGTGCCGGCGCGCGTGCTACGGACGCGGCTGTTGCGCCAAGAGGCTATATGAAGATTCTCGTGCTCACACATCGGCTGCCCTTTGCACCCAACCGCGGCGATCGCATCCGCGCGTATCACATCATCAAGGAACTGTCGCTGTGGGCCGACGTCCACGTCGTGTCGCTGGCCCACGACCGCGATGAAGCGGCGGAGGCCGCATCGCTGGAGCGCGCGGGCGTTCAGGTGTCCATTGCCCGGGTTCCGCGGGCGCGCAACCTGTGCCGCGCCGCCGCCAGCCTGTGGACCGACACGCCGCTGACCCATTCGCTGCTCAACGCCCCGGCCATGCGCCGTGTGTTGTCCCGTGCCACGCGGGACGGCCGGCCCGACGTGGTGCTGGCTTACTGCTCCGGTGTGGCGCCCCTGGCGCTGGTGCCGCCGCTCGCCGGCATCCCCCTCGTGCTCGACCTGGTGGACATCGACTCGGCCAAGTGGGCCGGCTACGCAACGACATCGTCAGCGCCGCGGTCGTGGATCTACCGCCGCGAATCGCGGTGCCTGTCCCGGTTCGAGGCGCGCGCGGCGCGAGCCGCCTTCGTGACGACGGTCGTGAATGACCGGGAAGGTGATGCGCTGCGCCGATTCTGCCCGGATGCGAGGATCGAGGTCGTGCCGAACGGCGTTGACCTGGAGTCCATGCGCCCCGGCGACGAGCCGGCGTCGGAACCGCGGGTGGTGTTCTCCGGTGTCTTCAACTACGCGCCGAATACGGAAGGGGCGCAGTGGTTCGTGCGCGAGGTGTGGCCACGCGTGCGCGCGGTGCTGCCGAACGCGCAGTTGACGCTGGCAGGGGCGTATCCGACCCGCGCCATCCGCGGGCTGGCGTCGGCAGACCCTTCCATCGAGGTGACCGGCAAGGTGGCGGACATGCGCCCGTACCTGTGGCGGTCCGCCGTATCGGTGGCGCCGATCTTCCAGGCCCGGGGAGTTCAGAACAAGGTATTGGAGGCCGTGGCCGCCGGCCTGCCGGTGGTGGTGACGCCGGCGGTGTGGGACGGCCTGCCACCGGATGTCATCCCGGCGTGCCGACTGGCCGCGGATCCCGAGACGTTTGCAAGGGCCGTGGTGAGCGTGTTGTTGATGTCGCCCGCCGATCGGCGCGGCATCGCGGCGCGCGCGCGCCTGTCCGGGTTGTCCTGGCCGCTCCGCCTGGCCCCGTTAATGGACCTTGTCGAGCGTGCCGCCGGCAGTCGTGCCGGCAGCACGGTCTCGAGTGACAGCGTTACTTCACGATCTCAATGGCCGCAAGATTCCATCGATTCAGTCGCGGCTGTGTTGCGTTGAGTTCGACGGTCGTGCCCGCGTAGGGCACCTTGCTGGTGAAGGTCTGCACCCAGAAAGTGT
The Vicinamibacterales bacterium genome window above contains:
- a CDS encoding putative O-glycosylation ligase, exosortase A system-associated, translating into MLRTLFILSIFVPGFYAALRSRYWALLMYLWFALFRPQDWIWIDITSLRLSMVLGLVLLGPALVAGRYPNVTHPLSVGMTLFFSSTLLSQFTAVRPDLGWPWVDFVFRLFVTCMLLVTLASDDKRLSGVVGVVALSLGFHASKAGLAYAVGGGTRFADGLSGAFIDNNGYALGTVMILPLLLVTAQNVGALYSGRWLPWLRRGLYFLLPLCVLAVIGTYSRGGFVALASATLAFVLLQRRRIPALIALSSVLTLAALFVPIPQSYLDRLETIRTYDEIGEDSAMSRPHFWKVGLQMGLQHPLGVGLRQYEQAYDAFDTTYGRYGSRRSVHSSHVQVFAELGLFGASIWAAMFGYAAFACLRIRARSRDPKHSPQRQRFLFTMANALLTSMVGFVTGGAFLALALNDLTWLTFAMIAALDRASQQQPESAAAPAPVVRGPLAFRAVESFAASRGARV
- a CDS encoding glycosyltransferase → MTRQAYPVLVRSQAREDEAPQAPAAAAPTPRPRASARVMQVVLSLAPGGTERLVIDICRRLGNGFDVSVCCLDDQGAWAGELLDRGIEVIALNRRRGFRPEIGRHIARLALERRIDLLHCHQYSPFVYGRLAKYWQPRLKLVYTEHGRLSDAPPSWKRRLVNPLLSRFDGPIVAVSDELRHHMIDARFPRARVEVIHNGIEAAARPAPADRRRARALLGLDDQAVVAISVARLDPVKDFPSLLEAFSQMRAAVPTARLLIVGDGPERAALETRAARPDLAGAVSFLGLRPDVRALLPAADIYVNSSISEGISITILEAMAAVIPVVATAAGGTPEVLADGATGVLVPVRNHGRLAEALIALAADPSARSRFGALGRQRVETSFTQQRMVAEYAQLYRRLLD
- a CDS encoding acyltransferase, which codes for MRITPREALKSAARGAAHVLVSPIAVSFSIRAWLIGRDRALMASTQWLAMVPGLPGQYLRRAFLQHALAGCHPTVVVEWGTTLSRAGARLDRDVYIGPSCHLGLVHVERDVLMAAGVHVPSGGSTHGIDDVSVPIREQPGRERLIRIGAGTWIGSAAVVLANVGADTVVGAGAVVTRALPAGVVAVGVPARVLRTRLLRQEAI
- a CDS encoding TIGR03087 family PEP-CTERM/XrtA system glycosyltransferase, coding for MLTHRLPFAPNRGDRIRAYHIIKELSLWADVHVVSLAHDRDEAAEAASLERAGVQVSIARVPRARNLCRAAASLWTDTPLTHSLLNAPAMRRVLSRATRDGRPDVVLAYCSGVAPLALVPPLAGIPLVLDLVDIDSAKWAGYATTSSAPRSWIYRRESRCLSRFEARAARAAFVTTVVNDREGDALRRFCPDARIEVVPNGVDLESMRPGDEPASEPRVVFSGVFNYAPNTEGAQWFVREVWPRVRAVLPNAQLTLAGAYPTRAIRGLASADPSIEVTGKVADMRPYLWRSAVSVAPIFQARGVQNKVLEAVAAGLPVVVTPAVWDGLPPDVIPACRLAADPETFARAVVSVLLMSPADRRGIAARARLSGLSWPLRLAPLMDLVERAAGSRAGSTVSSDSVTSRSQWPQDSIDSVAAVLR
- a CDS encoding glycosyltransferase family 4 protein, which translates into the protein MADVRHFSNNDPRWPDATGLPSVLAVTSEVPWPLDSGGHLRTYHLLRALARRMEVRLVVPAAPDRVGVSRAALRGAGVQPSVVALSRRTLAGESVTALRAALDREPYVLFARHRRPLVRQTLQQQVVGRAPAAVYLDHLDSLVYADAFPALPLVVDMHNVYSRLASRMAGESASALRRRYLERESVLLERMERRAVRMAHTVLAVSDDEARYFLELGARNVVVVPNGVDCDAFEALPVGRRQGPPTLLYVGSLAWPPNVSAAHTLATEILPAVRQHLPDARVVIVGRDPGPELLALARPGANVEVAGNVQDVMPYYRNAHVLAVPLQSGGGTRLKILEAFAAGVPVVSTPVGCEGIAAIGGRELEIAGREDFAAAIVRLLTMPEHARMLADRARALARRQYDWSVVGALACDAVLRAAAPGHMGLSAWNPPNVERRVPVS
- a CDS encoding glycosyltransferase, encoding MTPRAVHILELRSVVGAGGGPEKTILLGAQRSDPRKFRVTVCYLRDARDQGFAVRERAEALGVDYVEIVERTSFDVRVWRALRRLVRARGIDIIHAHDYKTDLLALMIARAEGIVPVATAHGWTGHSRRERWVYYPCDKRVIRAFPIAVAVSSQIKSDLVRAGMPASRVRVILNGIDHTAFRRDRTRETAARRELQLDDADLVIGSAGRLEPQKRFDLLIRAGATLRDRHPRLRLLIAGEGSMRPELERLAGEVMPAGACRLLGHRSDIRPLHHALDVFVQSSDYEGTPNAVLEAMALETPIVATAAGGTAEIAEPATHGLITPTGDLQALASAIDRALSEPGETAARARRARLRVETTLSFAARMSALEAIYEEAIGTRARRPALAVAGRCA
- the asnB gene encoding asparagine synthase (glutamine-hydrolyzing) — its product is MCGICGTIAIDGSLDPRLRAAIGPMTAALAHRGPDGDGIYTGPAVAFGHRRLAIIDRAGGDQPMANAERTRWIVFNGEIYNHRSLRTRLMARGHTFSTVSDTEVILRAYDEYGADCVNHLEGMFAFALYDAVTGEALLARDRLGKKPLYYAVLGGALHFASEIKSIRHSPAWDPAIDLSALEGYLSLGYFLAPATIYRHVHQVEPGHRLRLRRGGVDVQQYWDVEDFDSDTRPESQVLPDLEELLSSAVRERLESEVPIGAFLSGGIDSGLVVSYMSDASATPVISTTADFGGGIYDEAQVAGLTARHIGTWHYCDTVTPELEPVIDRIIGSFDQPFADASAIPTYYLSAMARRHVTVALSGDGGDEAFGGYAARYVAHGLESRVRRHIGAPVGRTAAWLGERWPRSTRLPRWMRAGTVLENLGRDDATAYYADLCMLKPFQARALLGQDPARDPRRSPVFEQVTEPYRRCPSASAIQRAQYADLKIYLPNDVLVKVDRMSMAHGLEVRSPLLDRRVVEAAFRIPATTKLVGRETKRLLRRLARSRLPAQVVDRPKHGFDAPIGRWIAGPCLEMFRSDVLGPSSLVPTLVDVAEVRRLLDDHCAGRRDYSFALWALWVLARWADHRGDVEPAVTRTHAAPVPY